The bacterium nucleotide sequence CGGCGGAAGGCATCGAGGATCTTCTGTGCGAGCAACTGGTCCTCCGAACTCAGATCCGGGTTCATGGCCACCAGCGCTTCGACCAGGTGAATCCGCTCGAGCGGTCCGTCGCCATCCCTCCAGAGGATGACGTTCTCCAGGACGGCCCGGAGTTCTCTGACATTGCCCTTCCAGGGACAGTGTTCCAAGGCTGCGAGAAACCCGGGATCCAGCTTGGGTACCGGAACACGGGCAGATTCTGCGATCTCGGAAACGAGCACCTGGGCGATGGCCTCGATGTCGCGTGTCCGGGATCGAAGCGGAGGAAGTTGAACCGAGGCACCGCGAATTCTGTAGAAGAGGTCCTCGCGGAACTCTCCACCGCGGACCATCTCGGCCAGATCGCGGTTCGTCGCTGCGACGACCCGTACATCCACTTTGCGTGGGGTCGCGCCGCCGACGGGCCGGATCTCCCGGGTTTCGAGAGCGCGGAGCAGCTTGACCTGGACGGACATCGGCGAATCGCCGATCTCGTCCAGGAAGAGCGTGCCTCCGCTCGCAGCCTCGAACAGGCCCGGGCGGGAGGCGACGGCTCCGGTGAAGGCTCCTCGGGTGTGGCCAAAGAGCTCGCTCTCGAGCAGGCCTTCCGAAAGCTCGGGCACGGATACCGAGACGAAGGGATCGCGCCCGCTCTCCTCGTGGATGGCCCGGGCCACCAGTTCCTTGCCCGTGCCGGTCTCGCCGTAGATCAGCACGGTCGTGCGGGTGGGAGCGAGCCGATG carries:
- a CDS encoding sigma-54-dependent Fis family transcriptional regulator; protein product: MTAAASILLVEDHEGTRSQLSDALESSGFSVISTADGREALEALRSRPVDLILSDYRMRPMDGLSLLRAVRKTLEVPFVLYSAGADAQAVFEAGREGAVRFLEFPFRFADQLLPTIAESLGRRSAAARDEPRVGAERLIGSSAAMRHVRATIHRLAPTRTTVLIYGETGTGKELVARAIHEESGRDPFVSVSVPELSEGLLESELFGHTRGAFTGAVASRPGLFEAASGGTLFLDEIGDSPMSVQVKLLRALETREIRPVGGATPRKVDVRVVAATNRDLAEMVRGGEFREDLFYRIRGASVQLPPLRSRTRDIEAIAQVLVSEIAESARVPVPKLDPGFLAALEHCPWKGNVRELRAVLENVILWRDGDGPLERIHLVEALVAMNPDLSSEDQLLAQKILDAFRR